One genomic region from Sciurus carolinensis chromosome 2, mSciCar1.2, whole genome shotgun sequence encodes:
- the Asb2 gene encoding ankyrin repeat and SOCS box protein 2 yields the protein MATEISAPGGQRAIGNEEYSLYSSLSEEELVQMAIEQSLADKTRGPTPAEATVSSRANHQPAHFYPWTRSSAPPESPPARAPMGLFQGVMQKYNSLKTSQLAPEDPVLKAIREGDEEGLQAMIKDGKNLAEPNKEGWLPLHEAAYYGQLGCLKVLQRAYPGALDQRTLQEETALYLATCRAHLDCVLSLLQAGAEPDISNKSRETPLYKACERKNAEAVRILVRHNADTNHRCNRGWTALHESVSRNDLEVMEILVGGGAKVESKNAYGITPLFVAAQSGQLEALRFLAKHGADINTQASDSASALYEACKNEHEEVVEFLLSQGADANKANKDGLLPLHIAAKKGSYRIVQMLLPVTSRTRVRRSGISPLHLAAERNHDVVLEALLDARFDVNAPLAPERARLYEDRRSSALYFAVVNNNVYATELLLLAGADPNRDIINPLLVAIRHGCLRTMQLLLDHGANIDAYITTHPTAFPATIMFAMKCLSLLKFLMDLGCNGEPCFSCLYGNGPHPPAPARSGRFYEAPTDKEPSVVQFCEVLSAPEVSRWAGPIIDVLLDYVGNVQLCSRLKEHIDSFEDWAIIKEKAEPPRPLAHLCRLRVRKAIGKYRIRLLDTLPLPGRLIRYLKYENTQ from the exons ATGGCGACCGAGATCAGCGCTCCGGGCGGGCAGCGTGCCATCGGGAATGAGGAGTACAGCCTGTACAGTAGCCTGAGCGAGGAGGAGCTGGTGCAGATGGCCATCGAGCAGAGTCTGGCCGACAAGACGCGGGGCCCAACCCCTGCGGAGGCCACCGTGTCCTCACGTGCCAACCACCAGCCTGCCCATTTCTACCCGTGGACCAG GTCCTCAGCGCCTCCCGAGAGCCCCCCGGCCCGGGCCCCCATGGGTCTGTTCCAAGGGGTCATGCAGAAATACAACAGCCTCAAGACCTCCCAGCTGGC GCCTGAGGACCCCGTGCTGAAGGCCATCAGAGAAGGCGACGAGGAGGGCTTGCAGGCCATGATCAAGGACGGGAAGAACCTGGCGGAGCCCAACAAGGAGGGCTGGCTGCCGCTGCACGAGGCTGCCTACTACGGCCAGCTGGGCTGCCTGAAGGTCCTGCAGCGAG CGTACCCCGGGGCCCTGGACCAGCGCACCCTGCAGGAGGAGACGGCCCTGTACCTGGCCACGTGCAGGGCACACCTGGACTGCGTGCTCTCGCTGCTCCAGGCCGGGGCAGAGCCTGACATTTCCAACAAGTCCCGAGAGACGCCGCTCTACAAAG CCTGTGAGCGCAAGAACGCAGAGGCCGTGAGGATCCTGGTGCGGCACAACGCAGACACCAACCACCGCTGCAACCGCGGCTGGACGGCGCTGCACGAGTCGGTCTCCCGCAACGACCTGGAGGTCATGGAGATCCTGGTGGGCGGAGGGGCCAAGGTGGAGTCCAAGAACGCCTACGGCATCACCCCGCTGTTCGTGGCCGCACAGAGTGGGCAGCTGGAGGCCCTGAGGTTCCTGGCCAAGCACG GCGCTGACATCAACACGCAGGCAAGTGACAGCGCGTCGGCCCTGTACGAGGCCTGCAAGAACGAGCACGAGGAGGTGGTGGAGTTCCTGCTGTCCCAGGGCGCCGACGCCAACAAGGCCAACAAGGACGGGCTGCTCCCGCTGCACATCGCCGCCAAGAAGGGCAGCTACAG AATCGTGCAAATGCTGCTGCCAGTGACAAGCCGAACGCGCGTGCGCCGGAGCGGCATCAGCCCGCTGCACCTGGCGGCAGAGCGAAACCACGACGTGGTGCTGGAGGCTTTGCTGGATGCGCGCTTCGACGTGAACGCGCCGCTGGCGCCCGAGCGCGCGCGCCTCTATGAGGACCGACGCAGCTCCGCGCTCTACTTCGCGGTGGTCAACAATAACGTGTATGCCAccgagctgctgctgctggccggCGCCGACCCCAACCGCGACATCATCAACCCACTGCTGGTGGCCATCCGCCACGGCTGCCTGCGCACCATGCAGCTGCTGCTGGACCACGGTGCCAACATCGACGCCTACATCACCACGCACCCCACCGCCTTCCCCGCCACCATCATGTTCGCCATGAAGTGCCTGTCGCTGCTCAAGTTCCTCATGGACCTCGGTTGCAATGGCGAGCCCTGCTTCTCCTGCCTGTACGGCAACGGGCCGCACCCGCCCGCCCCTGCGCGCTCTGGCAGGTTCTACGAGGCGCCCACGGACAAGGAGCCCAGCGTGGTCCAG TTCTGCGAGGTCCTGTCTGCGCCCGAGGTGAGCCGCTGGGCGGGGCCCATCATCGACGTCCTCCTGGACTACGTGGGCAACGTGCAGCTCTGCTCCCGGCTGAAGGAGCACATCGACAGCTTCGAGGACTGGGCCATCATCAAGGAGAAGGCAG AACCCCCAAGACCTCTGGCTCACCTTTGCCGGCTGCGGGTTCGAAAGGCTATTGGCAAGTACCGTATCAGACTCCTGGACACGTTGCCGCTCCCCGGAAGGCTGATCAGATACCTGAAGTACGAGAACACACAGTAA
- the Fam181a gene encoding protein FAM181A: MASDSDVKMLLNFVNLASSDIKAALDKSAPCRRSVDHRKYLQKQLKRFSQKYSRLPRGLPGRAAEPHLKRGPEDRPGRLPLHPGPDANPGGGGGCKEKALGNPFREEQTLQGQSPDAAKPGQVPMRKRQLPASFWEEPRPTHSYPVGLEGGLGPREGPPYESKKSCKGLESLGPETAPVPMSPRVLADKEPLKMPGVSLVGRVDAWSCCPFQYHGQPIYPGPPGALPPSQVPGLCLWRKSPAPPGELGHFCKDAEGPGQKVHRPVVLKPIPTKPAVPPPVFNVFGYL, translated from the coding sequence ATGGCGTCGGACAGTGACGTGAAGATGTTGCTGAACTTCGTGAACCTGGCCTCCAGTGACATCAAGGCGGCCCTGGACAAGTCCGCGCCCTGCCGCCGCTCTGTGGACCACCGCAAGTACCTGCAGAAGCAGCTCAAGCGCTTCTCCCAGAAGTACTCGCGGCTCCCGAGGGGCCTTCCCGGCAGGGCCGCTGAGCCCCACCTGAAAAGGGGGCCCGAAGACCGGCCCGGGAGGCTGCCCCTCCATCCTGGCCCTGACGCCAACCCTGGTGGGGGTGGAGGCTGCAAGGAGAAGGCTCTGGGGAACCCCTTCAGGGAGGAGCAGACCCTCCAGGGGCAGAGTCCAGACGCTGCCAAGCCTGGCCAGGTGCCCATGAGGAAAAGACAGCTGCCCGCTTCCTTCTGGGAAGAGCCGAGGCCCACCCACAGCTATCCTGTGGGGCTGGAGGGGGGACTGGGCCCCAGGGAGGGACCTCCCTATGAGAGTAAGAAAAGTTGCAAGGGCCTGGAGTCCTTGGGGCCGGAGACGGCCCCGGTGCCCATGTCCCCAAGGGTGCTGGCTGACAAGGAGCCCCTCAAGATGCCCGGGGTCTCCCTGGTGGGCCGTGTGGATGCCTGGAGCTGCTGCCCCTTCCAGTACCATGGACAGCCCATCTACCCAGGCCCTCCAGGGGCCCTGCCTCCCAGCCAGGTCCCTGGTCTGTGCCTGTGGAGGAAGAGCCCGGCTCCGCCCGGGGAGCTGGGTCACTTCTGCAAGGACGCGGAAGGCCCGGGGCAGAAGGTGCACAGACCCGTGGTTCTGAAGCCCATCCCCACTAAGCCGGCCGTGCCCCCACCCGTCTTCAACGTCTTCGGCTACCTCTAG